The Algoriphagus sp. TR-M9 genome has a window encoding:
- a CDS encoding NYN domain-containing protein yields MNNNKFNIAVLIDGDNAQAKLIKEILEEVSKYGKATIRRIYGDWTTPHMNSWKEMINLHSFSPIQKFSYTTGKNSTDSSMIIDAMDILHSNSVDGFCIVSSDSDYTGLAKRIREEGMFVMGIGRRITPKAFVQSCEIFTYAENLLPAEKPKPTPKKAEKSQTSTNRKNVVVNEEVKKEQPEKENAELDLSLIDKAFEISSDEEEEIHIAKIGASLRKIDPSFDPRSYGFRNLTELFKNLDKYVVVKNLVNGLNYPLVKLK; encoded by the coding sequence ATGAACAACAACAAATTCAACATCGCCGTCCTCATCGACGGGGACAATGCACAAGCAAAATTGATCAAGGAAATTCTCGAAGAGGTTTCCAAATATGGCAAGGCCACCATTCGTAGAATCTACGGAGACTGGACCACGCCACATATGAACAGCTGGAAGGAAATGATCAACCTGCATTCTTTCAGCCCCATCCAGAAATTCTCCTACACCACCGGTAAGAACTCCACCGACAGCTCCATGATCATCGATGCGATGGACATTCTTCATAGCAATAGTGTGGATGGTTTTTGTATAGTTTCTTCAGATTCAGACTATACCGGTTTAGCCAAAAGAATCCGTGAAGAAGGCATGTTTGTGATGGGAATCGGGCGTAGAATCACCCCAAAAGCTTTTGTGCAGTCTTGTGAGATTTTCACCTATGCAGAGAACCTTTTGCCTGCGGAGAAACCCAAACCCACTCCTAAGAAAGCGGAGAAATCCCAAACCTCCACGAATAGAAAGAATGTGGTAGTAAACGAGGAAGTCAAAAAAGAACAGCCCGAAAAAGAAAATGCTGAGTTGGATCTAAGTCTGATAGACAAGGCTTTTGAGATCTCATCAGATGAGGAGGAGGAAATCCACATTGCCAAGATCGGGGCATCACTGAGAAAGATAGACCCCAGTTTTGACCCGAGATCCTATGGGTTCAGAAATCTTACAGAGCTATTCAAAAATCTGGACAAATATGTCGTGGTAAAAAATCTGGTGAATGGATTGAATTATCCGCTGGTGAAGCTGAAATAG
- a CDS encoding OmpA family protein: MKTTNKLLATALISSITLGGISCKSSNAVKGGAIGGAAGGVLGGVIAGKDNTAVGVLIGSAIGGSAGAIIGNEMDKAAEELQRDLEGAEVERVGEGIKITFDSGLMFPVDQAELNAASRQNLAELSETLQKYEETNILVEGHTDNTGSEDYNMKLAERRAYSVEDFLTSNGIAKKRLEITAYGEMQPTATNQTEAGRQQNRRVEVAIYANKKMQRMAERGELGEE, from the coding sequence ATGAAAACGACCAACAAACTTTTAGCAACGGCATTAATTTCTTCCATCACCCTTGGGGGTATTAGTTGCAAATCTAGTAATGCCGTAAAAGGCGGTGCCATAGGAGGTGCCGCAGGAGGAGTTCTAGGTGGAGTCATTGCCGGAAAAGACAATACCGCCGTAGGTGTATTGATAGGGTCTGCCATAGGTGGATCTGCGGGTGCAATCATCGGAAATGAAATGGACAAGGCAGCCGAGGAACTTCAGCGCGACCTGGAGGGAGCAGAGGTGGAGCGTGTAGGAGAAGGAATAAAAATCACCTTTGATTCCGGCCTGATGTTCCCGGTAGATCAAGCCGAACTAAATGCAGCCTCTAGGCAAAACCTGGCGGAATTATCAGAAACCTTACAGAAATACGAGGAAACCAACATACTCGTAGAAGGGCATACGGACAATACCGGTTCGGAAGATTACAACATGAAATTAGCTGAAAGAAGAGCCTATTCCGTAGAAGATTTCCTGACTTCCAATGGCATCGCTAAGAAGAGACTGGAAATCACTGCCTATGGTGAAATGCAACCCACTGCTACTAACCAAACGGAAGCTGGGAGACAGCAAAACCGCCGGGTGGAAGTGGCCATCTACGCCAATAAAAAAATGCAGCGAATGGCTGAACGAGGTGAACTGGGAGAAGAATAA
- a CDS encoding dienelactone hydrolase family protein, with translation MKELRKEDIDQGVFDLYDAYAHNKLERRQFIEKLSVYAVGGVTVAALMSAMMPNYRDTRTIKSDDPRLASEYITYDSPKGGGKIKGLLSTPTGTSGKVPGVVVVHENRGLNPYIEDVGRRTAVAGFISLAPDALTPLGGYPGNDDEGRAMQSKRDRNEMQEDFIAAYEYLKNHPDCTGEVGVVGFCFGGWISNMMAVRLPQLGAAVPYYGGQPSAEEAAQIKAPLMLQYAGLDERVNAGWPAYEETLKENGVEYQAFIYPETNHGFHNNTTPRYDEAAATLSWERTIGFFKEHLQS, from the coding sequence ATGAAGGAATTAAGAAAAGAAGACATAGATCAAGGCGTTTTTGACCTGTATGATGCCTATGCGCACAATAAACTGGAGCGAAGACAATTTATCGAAAAGCTCTCTGTCTATGCCGTAGGAGGTGTGACAGTCGCTGCGCTGATGAGTGCCATGATGCCCAATTACCGGGATACCCGCACGATCAAATCAGATGATCCACGCCTCGCATCAGAATACATCACCTACGATTCTCCCAAAGGCGGAGGCAAAATCAAAGGTTTACTTTCTACTCCAACAGGAACTTCAGGAAAAGTGCCTGGAGTAGTAGTCGTGCATGAAAACAGAGGTTTAAACCCTTATATCGAAGATGTAGGAAGAAGAACAGCCGTAGCTGGATTTATTTCTTTGGCACCAGATGCACTCACTCCGTTAGGTGGATATCCTGGCAATGACGATGAAGGCCGTGCAATGCAAAGCAAGCGGGACAGAAATGAAATGCAGGAGGACTTTATTGCAGCTTATGAATACCTGAAAAACCATCCTGACTGTACTGGAGAAGTGGGCGTGGTAGGCTTCTGTTTCGGTGGATGGATTTCCAATATGATGGCAGTACGACTGCCACAACTCGGCGCAGCAGTTCCTTACTATGGGGGTCAGCCTTCCGCTGAGGAAGCAGCCCAGATCAAAGCACCACTGATGCTGCAATACGCAGGCTTGGATGAGCGTGTAAATGCCGGATGGCCAGCCTACGAGGAAACCCTAAAAGAAAACGGAGTAGAATACCAGGCCTTTATCTATCCTGAAACCAATCACGGTTTCCACAACAATACCACCCCTAGGTACGATGAAGCTGCGGCTACTTTATCCTGGGAAAGGACGATAGGGTTTTTTAAGGAGCATTTGCAGAGCTAA
- a CDS encoding DUF1801 domain-containing protein, which translates to MMVNTDFEVVSDPRVKEVFQAYPVFVQAKMYDLRALVLEAAGEIPGLARIEETLKWGEPSYLTKQGSTLRMDWKAKNPHHYAMYFKCTSKLVPTFRLAFEGLFSFEGNRAILFSLEDEIPAQELRQCIKAALTYHRVKHLPLLGMG; encoded by the coding sequence ATGATGGTAAATACTGATTTTGAAGTGGTTTCCGACCCTAGGGTAAAAGAGGTCTTTCAGGCCTATCCGGTCTTTGTCCAGGCTAAAATGTATGATTTGAGAGCTTTGGTACTGGAAGCTGCTGGAGAAATCCCAGGTTTGGCACGAATCGAGGAAACTCTGAAATGGGGTGAACCCAGTTACCTGACCAAGCAAGGTAGTACGCTTAGGATGGATTGGAAAGCCAAAAATCCCCATCATTATGCCATGTATTTCAAGTGTACCAGTAAGCTTGTACCTACTTTTCGCCTGGCATTCGAGGGACTATTTTCCTTCGAAGGGAATAGGGCGATCCTTTTTTCTCTGGAGGATGAAATTCCTGCGCAGGAGCTGAGGCAGTGTATCAAGGCAGCCTTGACATATCATCGGGTTAAGCATTTGCCTCTATTGGGGATGGGTTGA
- a CDS encoding group III truncated hemoglobin yields MDRVEIRSRKEVDFLVRRFYDQVRKNELLGPIFNGVVKDWDTHLVHLSDFWEMILLQTGPGAGKFNPVKVHRTVDAEVDNSIEQAHFGNWLELWFGTIDRYFEGEVAAYAKEHARRMAHMLFMRIWEARER; encoded by the coding sequence ATGGATAGAGTGGAGATAAGGTCTAGAAAAGAAGTGGATTTTTTGGTGAGGAGATTTTATGATCAAGTCAGAAAGAATGAATTGCTTGGTCCTATTTTCAATGGAGTAGTCAAAGATTGGGACACGCATTTGGTTCATTTGAGTGATTTCTGGGAAATGATCCTGCTGCAAACCGGGCCGGGAGCGGGTAAGTTTAATCCGGTCAAAGTCCATAGAACTGTGGATGCCGAGGTAGATAATAGTATTGAGCAAGCGCATTTTGGAAACTGGCTTGAGCTTTGGTTTGGGACGATTGACCGGTATTTTGAAGGAGAAGTAGCGGCTTATGCCAAAGAACATGCGAGGAGGATGGCGCATATGCTATTTATGAGGATCTGGGAAGCGAGGGAGAGGTAG
- a CDS encoding alpha/beta hydrolase, with translation MMKFYPLSLMLLLCLCSTVFAQQSGEKIYLWENGAPGFEERKDEPELAQDWWVRNIHNPSITLFKPENPNGAFILICPGGGFRNLGYNGEGVAPAKFLNELGLTVGVLKYRLFREENSPYDASHPTQDVIRAMRMVRANAEAWKVDPDRVGIMGFSAGGEVVNWVAYDANPGKPDASDPVDRFAAQPNFQIQVYPGPLGTPESVAKDAPPAFLVAANKDECCSDTVVETMLAYRKAGADVELHLYSKDEHAFNMGFRSEFVSIQHWPDRLKDWLEDHSYFGQ, from the coding sequence ATGATGAAGTTTTATCCATTGTCTTTAATGCTGCTTCTATGCCTATGCAGTACTGTTTTTGCGCAGCAAAGCGGAGAGAAAATTTACCTGTGGGAAAACGGTGCACCTGGTTTTGAAGAACGAAAAGATGAGCCAGAGCTAGCCCAGGATTGGTGGGTGAGAAATATCCATAATCCCAGTATTACCCTATTCAAGCCAGAAAACCCGAATGGAGCATTCATTTTGATTTGCCCAGGTGGAGGTTTTAGGAATTTGGGTTACAATGGAGAGGGGGTTGCTCCTGCTAAATTTCTCAATGAGCTAGGTCTGACTGTGGGGGTATTGAAATACAGGTTGTTTCGCGAAGAAAACTCCCCGTATGATGCGTCCCATCCTACTCAGGATGTCATACGTGCCATGCGTATGGTCCGGGCAAATGCCGAAGCTTGGAAGGTTGACCCAGATCGAGTGGGGATCATGGGCTTCTCGGCAGGAGGAGAGGTGGTGAATTGGGTGGCTTATGATGCCAATCCTGGTAAACCTGATGCAAGCGATCCGGTAGATCGCTTTGCTGCTCAGCCAAATTTTCAGATTCAAGTTTACCCGGGACCTCTAGGGACGCCGGAATCCGTTGCAAAAGACGCCCCGCCGGCATTCCTTGTGGCCGCGAATAAAGATGAGTGCTGCTCGGACACTGTAGTGGAGACCATGCTGGCTTATCGCAAAGCAGGAGCAGATGTGGAATTGCATCTTTATTCCAAAGATGAGCATGCCTTCAATATGGGCTTTCGCTCAGAGTTCGTCAGTATTCAGCATTGGCCAGACCGATTGAAAGACTGGTTGGAGGATCATTCCTATTTCGGGCAGTAG
- a CDS encoding alkaline phosphatase family protein yields the protein MKRFYALLLLAVLAFSNAALAQEKNKKPIVILISLDGFRYDYVERFQPENLKKFIENGVAAESMMPSFPSKTFPNHYTIATGMKPEHHGLVDNSFYDPEKNETYGIGKTEIVQDGTWYGGTPLWVLAEQNKQVAASYFFVGSEADVQGVRPSYYYPYDGRVSNLTRVTEVFKWLEMPAEKRPSMITLYFSDMDDIGHRYGPNNDEQLGARLKQLDYELGALFEGLKSYDEHINVIIVSDHGMMEVPLGNYLNLSELTEGIPARVVNNGALAHLYLENPSDKQKVIKQLEKSTLPIHITDVDHKENYQDLLYKSRIGDILIIPDRDYYLAWETTLNRLNENADRLDTEVFGEHGYSPAYKDMHAIFYANGPAFKSGMEIETFQNIHVYPLICKILGLPIPKDIDGKLEVLEPILK from the coding sequence ATGAAAAGATTTTATGCTCTACTGCTACTTGCTGTTTTAGCATTTTCCAATGCTGCTTTGGCTCAGGAAAAAAATAAAAAACCCATAGTGATTTTGATTTCCCTCGATGGTTTTCGATACGATTACGTAGAGCGTTTTCAACCGGAAAACCTGAAGAAGTTCATCGAGAATGGTGTGGCGGCAGAGAGTATGATGCCTTCTTTTCCGAGTAAAACTTTCCCAAACCACTACACCATCGCCACTGGGATGAAACCTGAGCATCACGGATTGGTGGACAATTCTTTTTATGATCCGGAGAAGAATGAAACCTATGGCATAGGCAAAACCGAGATCGTACAAGACGGCACTTGGTATGGAGGGACACCGCTTTGGGTACTGGCAGAGCAAAACAAGCAGGTGGCGGCAAGTTATTTTTTTGTGGGTTCGGAGGCTGATGTACAGGGAGTGCGTCCCAGCTATTATTATCCCTATGATGGTAGGGTGAGCAATCTGACTCGGGTGACAGAAGTGTTTAAGTGGTTGGAAATGCCCGCGGAAAAGCGCCCGAGTATGATTACGCTATATTTCTCCGATATGGATGATATTGGGCATAGATACGGGCCCAATAACGATGAGCAGCTGGGTGCTAGGTTGAAGCAATTGGATTATGAATTGGGGGCTTTGTTTGAGGGCTTGAAAAGCTACGATGAGCACATCAATGTGATTATAGTTTCCGATCATGGAATGATGGAAGTGCCTTTGGGAAATTACCTGAACCTGAGTGAGCTGACTGAGGGTATTCCGGCCAGGGTGGTAAATAACGGAGCTTTGGCCCATCTATACCTCGAGAATCCAAGTGATAAGCAAAAAGTAATCAAGCAATTGGAAAAGTCCACGCTGCCCATTCATATCACAGATGTAGATCATAAGGAAAACTATCAGGATCTGCTGTACAAAAGCAGGATTGGGGATATTTTGATTATTCCAGATCGGGATTATTACCTGGCTTGGGAGACTACGCTGAATCGCCTGAATGAGAATGCAGATCGCTTAGATACCGAGGTTTTTGGGGAACATGGATACAGTCCGGCTTACAAGGACATGCATGCGATATTTTATGCCAATGGCCCGGCATTCAAGTCGGGAATGGAAATTGAAACTTTTCAGAATATCCACGTGTATCCCTTAATATGTAAAATTCTGGGGTTGCCGATTCCTAAGGATATTGATGGGAAACTGGAAGTTTTGGAGCCGATTTTAAAGTGA
- a CDS encoding formate/nitrite transporter family protein has product MWKKEKTEEQLEAEKQREIDNELRKSKSKSKDSAKTHGEILRDQITDALETYDKSYRSLFTSSLTAGLEIGFSYLMICSVYFFLIGKYDESSIIRIVSLVYPLGFILVVLGQSILFTEQTALLTLPVLNKKRTIGSMLKLWGVVISGNLVGGYLMAGILLWLGPHLGIFDREVVVDIASHVLHADLPIIFVSAIVAGWLMGLLSWLLASSRDTISRIVMIFLITAVMSFTGLHHSIIGSVEVFSGMLSSPAISIWDYLSFQSTALLGNAFGGAIFVALLKYRAFVFNISSKN; this is encoded by the coding sequence ATGTGGAAAAAAGAAAAGACTGAAGAGCAGCTAGAAGCTGAAAAGCAGCGGGAAATCGATAATGAACTTCGTAAGTCTAAGTCAAAAAGTAAGGATTCGGCTAAAACCCATGGAGAGATTTTGCGGGATCAGATTACAGATGCGCTGGAGACTTATGACAAGAGTTACCGGAGTTTGTTTACCAGTTCATTGACCGCAGGACTAGAGATTGGCTTCAGTTACCTGATGATTTGTTCGGTGTATTTTTTTCTGATAGGTAAGTATGACGAAAGCTCCATCATCCGGATCGTGTCATTGGTTTATCCACTGGGTTTTATATTGGTGGTGCTGGGGCAAAGCATACTATTCACCGAACAGACGGCGCTCTTGACGCTCCCGGTTTTAAATAAAAAGCGAACTATCGGCAGTATGCTGAAGCTATGGGGCGTTGTGATCTCCGGGAATTTAGTGGGTGGCTATCTAATGGCCGGTATTCTGCTATGGCTGGGCCCCCACTTGGGTATCTTCGATAGGGAGGTGGTCGTGGATATCGCCAGTCATGTGTTACACGCCGATTTGCCGATTATTTTTGTAAGTGCTATAGTTGCGGGTTGGTTAATGGGATTACTCTCTTGGCTACTGGCTTCATCCAGAGATACCATCAGTAGGATAGTGATGATATTTTTGATTACAGCAGTGATGTCCTTTACAGGATTGCACCATAGCATCATAGGTAGTGTGGAGGTGTTTTCAGGGATGCTGAGTTCACCGGCTATTTCTATATGGGATTACTTATCCTTCCAAAGCACAGCGCTACTGGGCAATGCCTTCGGAGGGGCAATCTTTGTGGCCTTGCTAAAGTATAGGGCATTTGTCTTTAATATCAGTTCGAAAAACTGA
- a CDS encoding tetratricopeptide repeat protein, giving the protein MKLKPVYWIFLIAFLGAALYAQTYNYGYTGDDGIYAYFNRVTQKGLDEWTELFRYGSMNFIQINPVNTSIYRPFTLLTFAVEYAVFGEFDAANGHVANVLLYFLVLLVLGFLLHKIIAKRHLPAYIALLILVLYAVHPIHTEVVASVKSRDTLLASLFGFSAVLLWFTKAEKLRLPYGIGVGLLFFMSLISKEETITFIAVVFLLSYFILRRSWIDSLKHLVPFVVPAVIYMVFRSVVLDDAATTYNSIINSILYQAEGGERLATNLYIYLEYVKLLVFPHPLSWDYSFSQLKIQTFANPVVWLSLLLFGSLIYFAVKGFKNRSLFSFGILFYFATFSIFANLTDALIIGSNLGERFQFIPSLAFCLVVVYGLYRLLLWMKVEKVGPVMLLVLVPVLLAFSWKTIARSKAWKDSLTLAKSGVQTAPNSWRTHMMYAEELRLKGKSIEKTAPDSAFDYFEESVREYDRMFGILGKDTLVPQYLNTLAEVLIGMKDTARAYDVLQRSVRRNPNKHYGWFKYASLSYDQGKYNKAEELYLRSLKTDDPNLAATYINLGLTYIQSDQYQKGIAAFEKSLEQEDKEEVRKYLAYLYTKVGDKENAAKYAEGVDIAEVAFQMDMKAGNDAFKKNNYAEAVENYKSVEPNYPDYGSAEKYPTYFAAYGKSLLELKDTLGAKAKFLQSYDIEASNAVVMTNLGTIAFYKDKNYPLAEQYFKEAIAAGPDDFFSAYTNLGASLIVQRKESEAITAYENALQYGSNRGVLSNLMLLNRAVGNEERMKYYQNLLSEN; this is encoded by the coding sequence ATGAAGTTAAAACCTGTTTATTGGATTTTTTTGATTGCTTTTCTAGGTGCAGCACTTTATGCACAAACGTATAATTATGGGTACACCGGCGATGACGGCATCTATGCTTACTTCAATAGGGTGACCCAAAAAGGACTGGATGAGTGGACGGAACTATTCCGGTACGGCTCGATGAATTTCATCCAGATCAATCCAGTGAACACCAGTATTTATAGACCCTTTACCCTGCTGACTTTTGCGGTAGAGTATGCGGTTTTTGGTGAGTTTGATGCTGCCAATGGTCATGTAGCCAATGTGTTGCTCTATTTTTTGGTGTTGCTGGTTTTAGGTTTTTTGTTGCACAAAATTATAGCTAAGAGGCATCTTCCGGCTTATATAGCTTTATTGATATTGGTTCTTTATGCCGTTCACCCCATTCATACAGAGGTAGTGGCTTCTGTGAAAAGCCGGGATACTTTATTGGCCTCCTTATTCGGCTTTTCTGCGGTTTTACTTTGGTTTACCAAAGCTGAAAAACTCCGCTTGCCTTATGGGATTGGAGTTGGGCTTTTGTTTTTTATGTCCTTGATTTCTAAGGAAGAGACAATCACCTTCATCGCCGTGGTGTTTTTGCTGAGCTACTTTATCCTGAGAAGATCATGGATTGATTCTCTGAAGCATCTGGTTCCTTTTGTGGTGCCGGCTGTGATCTATATGGTTTTTCGAAGCGTAGTCCTAGACGATGCAGCCACTACTTATAACTCTATCATTAACTCTATTCTCTATCAAGCAGAAGGTGGGGAGCGACTAGCTACTAACCTATATATTTATCTGGAATATGTAAAGCTGTTGGTGTTTCCGCATCCCTTGTCATGGGATTATTCCTTCAGTCAACTGAAAATCCAAACCTTTGCAAACCCTGTGGTCTGGTTGAGTTTGCTGCTCTTCGGGTCACTGATATATTTTGCCGTGAAAGGTTTTAAAAATAGAAGTTTATTCAGTTTTGGGATTCTGTTTTATTTCGCCACTTTTTCCATTTTCGCGAATCTCACAGATGCATTGATTATAGGTTCCAATCTCGGCGAGCGATTCCAGTTTATTCCCTCTTTGGCCTTTTGTCTAGTAGTGGTTTATGGCTTGTATCGCCTGCTTTTGTGGATGAAGGTCGAGAAAGTGGGGCCTGTCATGCTGTTGGTTTTGGTTCCCGTTTTGTTGGCTTTTTCCTGGAAAACCATAGCTAGAAGTAAAGCTTGGAAAGACTCACTTACCCTGGCAAAATCCGGTGTGCAGACTGCTCCAAATAGCTGGAGGACACACATGATGTATGCAGAAGAACTTAGGCTAAAAGGGAAGTCCATCGAGAAGACCGCTCCGGATTCAGCCTTTGATTATTTCGAGGAATCGGTCAGGGAATATGACCGTATGTTTGGGATTTTGGGAAAAGACACTTTGGTTCCCCAGTACCTCAACACACTGGCAGAAGTGCTGATCGGGATGAAGGATACGGCCAGAGCCTACGACGTGCTGCAACGTAGTGTAAGACGAAATCCGAATAAACATTATGGATGGTTTAAATATGCTTCCCTCTCTTACGACCAAGGTAAATATAACAAAGCTGAAGAATTGTATTTGCGAAGCTTAAAAACAGATGATCCAAATCTAGCTGCGACCTATATCAATCTGGGTTTGACCTATATACAATCTGATCAATACCAAAAGGGGATAGCTGCATTCGAAAAGTCCTTGGAGCAGGAAGATAAAGAGGAAGTGAGGAAATATCTGGCCTATTTATATACCAAAGTAGGGGATAAGGAAAATGCGGCCAAGTATGCAGAGGGCGTGGATATAGCTGAGGTGGCCTTTCAGATGGATATGAAGGCAGGGAATGATGCCTTCAAAAAGAACAACTATGCTGAGGCCGTGGAAAATTATAAATCAGTGGAGCCAAATTATCCAGACTATGGCAGTGCGGAGAAGTACCCGACCTACTTTGCAGCGTATGGTAAGTCACTTCTGGAGCTGAAAGACACCCTAGGGGCAAAGGCGAAATTTCTCCAGTCTTATGATATAGAGGCTAGTAACGCGGTGGTGATGACCAACCTGGGAACTATTGCATTCTATAAAGACAAAAATTACCCGCTGGCTGAGCAGTATTTCAAAGAGGCCATCGCTGCCGGTCCGGATGATTTTTTCTCTGCTTACACGAACTTAGGGGCATCTCTGATTGTGCAGCGTAAAGAATCTGAGGCTATTACAGCCTATGAGAATGCCTTGCAATATGGGTCAAACAGAGGTGTGCTGAGTAATCTGATGCTGCTCAATAGAGCCGTGGGTAATGAAGAGCGGATGAAGTATTACCAGAATTTATTGAGTGAAAATTAA
- a CDS encoding polysaccharide deacetylase family protein has translation MKSSLFYTAFLILIFLNLSCTEKKKDWSAHTQITKWPEGKTGAVSITYDDGIINQLTIAKPIMDSLGLPATFFIITGKVEGSAQGKFIGRDPESIISETASVKTDSTNFFERASLIAFTGTSEAELYHANVGALYEAGKIAEAYALLDEGYEKIRKGRMKDTEDVAFHNNPVDTTTWEQYKSYQKQGHEISSHTVTHPRLAVLDEANMRYELEQSKADLAKFMGEESTFSAEGPYGTENERVMEYAHKIYPALRNRMPEDWLAEINRSSKQQPGASSKEYVQWQRGALSHTSIEQMKAWTDTVRAHDNIWLVLVIHGVEDYGWEPIKRDELVQYFADLKENEEAIWIGTFGDVTKYLRERKATKISSTLKENEIRLHLESDLDASTYNVPLSFKTYLPEDWNGVSLVKESGNSPLKTHTDHRGKYVSYSVPFHQTQVVLISAE, from the coding sequence ATGAAGTCATCCTTATTCTATACTGCTTTCCTTATTTTAATATTTCTAAACTTATCCTGTACTGAGAAGAAAAAAGATTGGTCTGCCCATACCCAAATCACAAAATGGCCTGAGGGCAAAACCGGAGCTGTGTCTATCACCTATGACGACGGGATTATCAATCAATTGACCATCGCCAAACCCATCATGGACAGCTTGGGATTGCCAGCTACTTTTTTCATTATTACCGGAAAGGTTGAAGGTTCTGCTCAAGGTAAATTTATTGGCCGGGATCCGGAATCCATCATTTCTGAAACAGCCTCCGTAAAGACGGATAGTACTAATTTCTTTGAAAGGGCCTCCCTCATCGCTTTCACAGGCACTAGCGAAGCTGAGCTTTACCATGCTAATGTGGGAGCCCTTTATGAAGCGGGCAAAATAGCAGAAGCCTATGCCCTCCTGGACGAAGGCTATGAAAAAATAAGAAAAGGCCGCATGAAGGATACGGAGGATGTGGCTTTTCATAACAACCCAGTTGACACTACAACTTGGGAGCAGTATAAATCATACCAAAAGCAAGGACATGAAATCTCTTCACATACGGTCACCCATCCTAGACTTGCGGTGCTGGATGAAGCAAATATGCGCTATGAATTAGAGCAAAGTAAAGCTGACTTAGCAAAGTTTATGGGAGAGGAATCCACATTTTCGGCTGAAGGCCCGTATGGCACAGAGAATGAAAGGGTAATGGAGTACGCGCACAAAATCTATCCTGCGCTTAGGAATCGAATGCCAGAGGACTGGTTAGCAGAAATAAACCGAAGCAGCAAACAGCAGCCGGGTGCGTCCAGTAAGGAATATGTGCAGTGGCAACGCGGTGCACTCAGCCACACAAGTATTGAGCAAATGAAAGCTTGGACAGACACGGTGAGAGCTCATGACAATATCTGGCTAGTCTTGGTGATACATGGAGTGGAAGATTATGGCTGGGAACCCATAAAGCGGGATGAACTCGTCCAGTACTTTGCCGATCTCAAGGAAAATGAGGAAGCTATCTGGATAGGGACTTTTGGTGATGTGACCAAATACCTGCGAGAGCGAAAGGCTACAAAAATCAGTTCCACGTTGAAAGAAAATGAAATCAGGCTTCACCTAGAATCCGATCTGGATGCAAGCACTTATAATGTTCCGTTAAGTTTTAAAACCTACCTGCCCGAAGATTGGAATGGGGTTAGCTTGGTAAAAGAAAGTGGGAATTCGCCACTTAAAACCCATACTGATCATAGAGGGAAATATGTTAGCTATTCGGTTCCTTTCCATCAAACCCAGGTGGTACTGATTTCAGCTGAGTAA
- a CDS encoding GlcG/HbpS family heme-binding protein — MTISLEQAEKAIVHAKKKAGKLDTKMNIAVVDAGANLVAFARMDGAWLGSLDIAIKKAKTARFFDMNTGLIGGLSQPGGPLYNIEHSNGGLISFPGGIPIKNKKGEIIGAIGVSGSTVENDHEVADAGASAI; from the coding sequence ATGACGATTTCACTGGAACAAGCAGAAAAAGCAATTGTCCATGCCAAGAAAAAGGCTGGAAAACTAGATACCAAAATGAACATCGCAGTGGTGGATGCCGGAGCAAATCTGGTGGCTTTTGCACGTATGGATGGGGCCTGGCTGGGATCTTTGGATATTGCTATCAAGAAAGCCAAAACAGCCAGGTTTTTTGATATGAATACCGGACTAATCGGAGGCTTATCTCAGCCTGGAGGGCCGCTCTATAACATTGAGCATTCCAATGGAGGCCTGATTTCTTTTCCAGGAGGAATCCCCATCAAAAACAAGAAAGGAGAAATCATCGGAGCTATCGGTGTGAGCGGAAGTACGGTAGAAAATGATCATGAAGTGGCAGATGCCGGTGCGAGTGCGATTTGA